The Coffea eugenioides isolate CCC68of chromosome 8, Ceug_1.0, whole genome shotgun sequence genome has a segment encoding these proteins:
- the LOC113780253 gene encoding uncharacterized protein LOC113780253 encodes MTTDSEDHLFAFFTHMRLQTTPDAIKCKTFPMFLEGRARQWFRGLPSRSIRSFAQLARLFATQFVSSRAFSKNTAHLMEIQQKPEESLLEYMVRFNNKSLQVRDRDDKVVMAAFINGLHVQKLYREFVEKPPKSIREMLDRAHERANAEEANRLKSEQERQREFRKRKTRIREMHGVVNRGRIRSSAAKEQGL; translated from the coding sequence ATGACTACGGACTCGGAGGATCACCTGTTTGCATTTTTTACGCATATGCGCCTACAAACAACTCCTGATGCGATCAAGTGTAAAACTTTTCCCATGTTCCTGGAAGGAAGGGCACGTCAATGGTTTCGAGGGTTGCCCTCGCGGTCTATTCGGTCCTTTGCTCAGCTTGCGCGTCTATTCGCAACTCAGTTCGTTTCGTCTCGAGCCTTCTCCAAGAACACTGCTCACCTGATGGAAATTCAGCAAAAGCCCGAGGAGTCGTTGCTCGAGTACATGGTAAGGTTCAACAACAAGTCTCTCCAGGTCAGAGATCGGGATGACAAGGTTGTCATGGCTGCCTTCATCAATGGATTGCACGTACAAAAGCTATACAGGGAGTTCGTTGAAAAACCTCCCAAGTCTATTCGGGAGATGCTGGACAGAGCTCACGAAAGGGCCAATGCTGAGGAGGCCAATCGCTTGAAGAGCGAACAGGAGAGACAGAGGGAAtttaggaaaaggaaaacaCGGATACGGGAGATGCACGGGGTGGTCAACCGCGGAAGAATACGTTCGTCCGCTGCCAAGGAACAAGGCCTTTGA
- the LOC113781574 gene encoding uncharacterized protein LOC113781574 gives MAEVKTHNPFPIEDPVSDTMKLLRDKPPAHYILQIDSFSLLLKILEKSDAKSYDSMTFEACGYKWKLSLYPNGDQKRNAKGFISLYLRIEETNALPVGWEINLNCTFFVLDQIQEKYLTIQDVCGKFRHLYALKKDTGLPRLMQLDVFKDEENGYLVQDKCVFGVEVSVNSYKGRGEYLAMPVKPSSATYTWKIVDYSKSDEPRLSDAFTRQDFKWRLIMLLPRGTKRDEAKYLSLYLNSLDSKITLSVYAEFKLRVKHQQNGKDIEQTADHLFTSMQSYRGFGAFQSLNDIADTSKGFLVNDTLIVELEFVRISSVKSFTEG, from the exons ATGGCGGAGGTGAAGACGCATAATCCATTTCCTATAGAAGACCCCGTTTCTG ATACCATGAAATTGCTTAGAGACAAGCCTCCAGCGCACTACATATTGCAGATTGACTCATTCTCCTTGCTTCttaaaattctagaaaaatcagACGCAAAGAGTTATGATTCAATGACTTTTGAAGCCTGTGGTTATAAATG GAAGCTTTCCCTCTACCCCAATGGTGAccaaaaaagaaatgcaaaaggaTTCATATCCCTTTATTTGAGAATCGAAGAGACTAATGCTCTGCCTGTTGGGTGGGAGATCAATCTGAACTGTACATTTTTTGTGCTTGATCAGATTCAAGAGAAGTACTTAACTATCCAAG ATGTCTGTGGGAAGTTCAGACACTTGTATGCGCTGAAGAAAGACACTGGACTTCCTCGACTAATGCAACTTGATGTTTTcaaagatgaagaaaatggaTACCTTGTTCAGGACAAATGTGTTTTTGGAGTGGAAGTTTCCGTTAACAGTTATAAGGGTAGAGGAGAGTATCTAGCTATGCCTGTGAAACCTAGCAGCGCAACTTACACTTGGAAAATAGTTGACTATTCTAAGAGTGATGAGCCGAGACTCTCAGATGCTTTTACTCGGCAGGATTTCAAGTG GAGACTAATAATGCTTCTTCCCAGAGGAACAAAACGTGACGAAGCCAAATACCTTTCACTCTATCTAAATTCGCTCGACTCCAAAATTACCCTTAGCGTGTATGCAGAATTCAAGCTACGCGTAAAACACCAACAGAATGGCAAGGATATTGAGCAAACAG CTGATCACTTGTTCACTAGTATGCAAAGTTACCGGGGTTTTGGTGCCTTCCAATCATTGAATGATATTGCGGATACTTCTAAAGGCTTCCTCGTAAATGACACTTTGATCGTCGAACTGGAATTTGTTCGCATTTCATCCGTGAAGAGTTTCACTGAAGGGTGA